One genomic region from Pseudomonas sp. R5-89-07 encodes:
- a CDS encoding CrpP family ICE-associated protein codes for MAQSRTSLKPADRRQFNNPHTAVHTAGADAARKGLRVYDCPYHHPAMRASWLKGFAQEQQLTLNL; via the coding sequence ATGGCGCAATCTCGAACTTCTTTGAAACCAGCAGATAGGCGGCAATTCAATAACCCTCATACTGCCGTTCATACAGCCGGTGCTGACGCCGCCCGAAAAGGGCTACGGGTGTATGACTGCCCTTACCACCATCCTGCGATGCGCGCGTCGTGGCTAAAGGGCTTTGCCCAGGAACAGCAGCTGACGCTGAACCTCTAG
- a CDS encoding single-stranded DNA-binding protein, with amino-acid sequence MGTPVQGWEGNIGSAPEFKEFPNGNKDPRRLMRANVYFDNSIPDGKGGYEDRGGFWANVEWWHKDAEHYSQLFQKGMRVLVSGRAVMDRWKNDDGEFEALKIQASRVGMLPHRVTMVNLAPSQNQNSQQSNRPESRPQPAPGPDEYPDTDPPQF; translated from the coding sequence ATGGGCACGCCCGTACAAGGCTGGGAAGGCAATATCGGTTCTGCACCGGAATTCAAAGAATTCCCTAACGGCAATAAAGACCCACGTCGACTCATGCGAGCCAACGTTTACTTCGACAATTCGATTCCGGATGGCAAAGGCGGCTACGAAGATCGTGGCGGTTTTTGGGCGAATGTGGAGTGGTGGCACAAGGACGCCGAGCATTATTCGCAACTGTTCCAGAAAGGTATGCGAGTGCTGGTTTCCGGTCGCGCAGTTATGGACCGTTGGAAGAACGACGATGGCGAATTCGAAGCTTTGAAAATTCAGGCCAGCCGGGTCGGCATGCTGCCGCACCGCGTGACCATGGTGAACCTGGCGCCTTCGCAAAACCAGAATTCGCAACAGTCCAACAGACCCGAATCGCGGCCGCAGCCAGCTCCAGGCCCGGATGAATATCCAGATACCGATCCGCCGCAATTCTGA